The sequence AATCTActattgacacaaaatttggcttgcatattaaaaatataaaaaatatgtaatttaatggtgataattttaaaataatattaattcaataaaaagttattagatGATAAATCATAATCATTAGAAACCATACCAAATTGACGGTTGAACCATCAAATCAGTGAACTGTACAAAATTCCAAGTCAATATGGAAGAAATACCAAATTTGTTAAAGAATCCATCATTTGAACCatcttggtttttttatttattaatattatgctATTTTATCCAAATAACATTCTTTCCTTCAATTTTGCACTTTTTATTTATGAGATTTTGAGTCTCTTACTTTTAAACTAGAAGCAAGTAGTCAAAATACTTCTAGTCAAAATATCAAGAGTAATGTTACCAtcacaaattattaatgtgacagtttttattgattttcatttggATCCActattgatatcactttttcaaTTATCAATAAGTAATAACTACTCACCATTTCAACGGTTTGTAAGAAAGTTTGTAGGTCTAACATTTTCCAAATTTCAATTCAAGTATcctttttctaataattttttatataaaaaaaaattatattcttaatttgaataaattttctaaacaaTGGTATTCAttagttttaatatttgatataCTAGCGtatttatgttaaaattgaatatcatctcatttttatagtttatcttcattttttatacatttctttaatttatatattatatatatgtaagttaAATATTAATCCAACAATTGACCCAATGAACCGTACTTTAGATATAGGAGTATTGAAATATACTTACTGAACAATTACATTACTACTTTTAAACATAGTAGCAGAAATGCAAGATGGATCAAAGAACATGTAGGGTATTAGAAGAGCAGGAACGAACAAACAGGCTTACAAGTTTAGTGGTGAAAAAAGAGAATGGAAAAAATACCCTATCTGGATAAGTAGTTCTTGTACATGTATAAACATTATCTatgaataaagaatgagatacAAGAAAGACGTACATGTATGATCACTCAAGTAACTTCTCTATCTATGTGTTGTTTCCTATGCGAAATACACTCTTCCCTCCTATAAAGGTACAATAAGAAACATGATTCATGCCTCAAAGAAATTCACAATCAATGTGAGCTTATGCTGTTCCAAAACCATTTTCCCTCATTCAATTTCCCTTTAATCTCAGTTCTTGCAACACGAATCAAGAACAAAATCGCAAAGAAAATAGCAAGAATAAGCATAAAAAAGACGCCATTCCATCCTCTAGAGGAAATATACCCAGCCAATAGTGGACCAAGCGCTGCCCCTACAGAACCAGTACCATCTATAATAGCAGTTACAGTAGCTAATGCTCGGGAATTCCCTCTAACAAAACTCTGGGTACCAAGATCGGCAGCAACAGCCGTTGTAATGAGTGAGTATGGACCATTTACAAGCAATCCAGAAAGAAACATCAATCCAATGTTGGCAAACATAGAGAGGCCTCCATATACACGGTAGAAAACAAGGGCTGGAATTGATAGTAACAAGAATGAGATTGAAGTAACCGCACGAGCATCAATCAAATCAGATATGTATCCTGCCAAAATTCCACCAAAGACCCCTCCAATATCGAAAATTGTTGAGAGGATCCCAGCAGATTTGTGTGACAAATACACACCAGCAACAGCTGCAATGCCAACACAGATTTATAAATGAACAAGAGAACATCATTACAAATTCAAATGCATATGGAAACACGGGCGCAGATGGAAATTGGAATGGTTCCATCATGCACCATATAGGATTTCAAAGCACTAATGATCTACAACAATGTCATCATGGAAAACTCAAGCCACTACCACAAATATGTGTTCATACTAGTTGACAATAGCCAAATAAGTGATAATGTATTAGTACAAAAAGCTATGCATATACAACAAGGCAACTTCTACTCTATGGGACAATCATAAAGATCAATTTCAATCATTCATTCACGTCTAAGTTAAAGCAAGTACCTGTATGCCTAATGTAGAAGGGCAACCAATACAGAAAAGTGTAAGCCACCAGCTTCGAGAAGAAAAGGCAGAAAGCAAAAGGCGCCACACCCGGCAGCCTCCATGCCTCCAAAAAACCAATTGCAGACGACAAAGTATCCAAACTCTCATTTCCCAAAAGCCCCGCTTCCTCCGATACCACTCTCTCTGAATCCCCATTCACCTCCACATTCATCTCAACCTCCATTCCAGGACACTCTAACCCCAAGTCCTCAGGACTCACAACAAGAAACATAAACACCAAAATCCCAACCACAATCAACAACAAACCAGGCACCAAAAAAGACCAACCCCACCCGAATTCCAAAACCCCGGAAGCCACAACCGAACCAATAATGTTCCCAACCGAGGTATGTGAATTCCAAACCCCCATGATCAAACCCCTCTTAGATTTCCCAAACCAATTCCCCACAATTGCCACCACACAAGGCCACCCAATTGACTGAAACAAACCACAAACAATCTGAACCCCAAcgaaaaaacccaacaaatgcAAATCCAACCAAtacccaaatccaaaaaccatAGTAAAAACACCGCTACCCATCATCCCAAACACAAGGAACAGCCTCAAATCCATTCGATCACCCAAATGGCCGGCGAAATACATTCCTATCGAATAGGAAGACAGGAACGCGAGGTCGACCTCGCCGAGCCTGTGGGTCCCTTGAGGCCCATCAAATGGGGCCCAACCGGTATCAATGGAGGTCGAATTGTTGGTTTCGAGTGTGGGACCAAGCACGCTCTTGACGATGCTTGGGGGTTTACGAGAGGCGTGGAAAGAAGCATAGGCGAAGAATGTGATCGTTAGGACTAGAATTTGATGGAACAGTAGGGTTTTGTGAGGAGGCTTGAGATTTGGGAAGAGGGTCAGAGCTGGAGCTAGAGATTGGGTTTTGGGTTGCATTTTTTGCGATTGGATTATAACCAATATTCATGGATTTCTACACAAACTGTGAGTGTGTGATTACTGAGAAAGAAtatgatggattttttttttttggggggtgcaAATTGAAATTTGTGAATTTAGAATACAAAGGAATTTCATACAGAGGAAAaggttttaattctttttttcagACACTATGACATTGATTGACTAtcgaggaggaagaagaagatgcagTGTCTGAAAGGTGGCTTTTTTGTTACTGTGGGTAAAAGGTTAAtgtattgtttttggttttgacCAATGTGTTAGCAGATCTAGATCTTAGATCTTAATCTCAGTTGCTCAAAAAAAAACCGTGTACAATGTTGTCTTCCCGAGAATGCCCTTCTTAAGAAGTTGTAGGGAAAGTCAAAAGTGTGTTATTATTAGGGTTCCTGAGGTTgacttcttttatatatatatatatatatatagaaaatgttaATGAGTGTCTCTAGGATACTGGTTaataattcatataaaaaaagtttttattgagTACACTGATGTTTTCCTTTACGTATGACcaaacatctctctctcttgtctttcttctttttcaaaagaatcaTCCATGTGTTTAAACGAATTTCATCATTctatatattatcttttttttcaagATGACACTCTCACCTTAACAAACACAAACAGAGCAAAACTACCTTCAAATCTAACCTTTATGCGGGAGAATGCCACCTTCCAAATGCATGCACATTCACCGGTATTAATTTACTAACAAAGTCTAGCTCTAAACCAGTTTGAAGCTATCTCCTCAACCTAATTTATAAGAATATTCATgtacattatttaaataagtcatatgactcattaaaatattcatgaGACTAAAACTACACATATGTTCTTTTCCATCACAACATAATGGATTGAAGGAAGATAGTTTCAAACTGGCTTGAAGCTaactttttttccttaatttccATATCATTGGTTTATCCTCCGGCACGTAAACATAAAGTTCTCCCACAATCTTTTAGAACTTCTTTGGAGATCTAATCCTAGGCTTCTAATACGAGAGACACATTTTCATATCTATAGCATTttattaaattcaccattttggcaaaaatcaAGTCCTATAAGCTGCCTTCACCTCTTTACCATTATGGAAAATCAAGTCGGCTTTAAAAAAGTTGTTTCTTTGCATTGTGAATTAAACTACCCTTCACCATTttgaaatgcatttttttttcttctctcaaataaaataaaaaataaaaaaaaaaatctttcgaTTTCTTCTATCTAAATAGTTATCTGCAATACTCATCATACTGGTACACTAACAGAGATACATCCCACAGGAACACCTACAGTGAATGTCCATGTACTTACAGTACCCACCCACTAAAAGTAGAGGTGCTATTTTCATGATACTACTAGCTATAACTGCTGCTAGCAGTCCAAAACTCTAGCAACAAGCAACTACCTGATAACATAGCCCGTACAATCATGGGTAGCTCGATGTTTTCTGTAAGAATAACAATATTAAAGATGCTAGAACCACCTCCTAGCCGTGGGCACACGAGTACTAGTCCGTAACTGACTCTTATCATATCATTTGTTGATGAAGATCAGCTGCTTGCTGAGCCAGCTCAACCATCATGGCCTCATCAAAGAACTTGTTAATGCTCACATCCTCACTCATTCCCTGCCAAATTCAAGACAAACTCAAACATTATTTCTGATTCCATTATTGCTGAAATTGCATGATTGATAAAATTATCACTCCTATATCCACAGACAAACTTGCATGACTTCGCAGTATCCACCTTGAGTTATAAATGCAGATTGTGTCATTTAACAGATTGTGTGATAAATGCAGCACAATCATGGGCAGAAAGATTACCTacctagaaattttttatgtccATGGCCTAAATGATAATTACAGGAAAAAGTCTTCTAttcatcaacaaaaaagaaaaaaaaatgacacagCCCAATCATGCTGGTGCACTACTTGAAAGAATATGACAGCCCAAgccttttgtgtgtgtgtgtgtgtgtatggtTTGGTAGGTTACACTCACGGGTCTTGAAGCCACAATTTCAAAGCACACccataaatttaaaatgtaaaattatagAAGGAAAAGATGTTTTAGAACGGTTTTCAAAAAGGCACTCTGGAGCATATAAAAGCAAACACAATGTACTTCAAAGCACTACTGTGAATTTAAAGAGTACAAAGGAGTCAGTGAGTGAGAAGGTCTGAGAGAGTTCAGCTCTGCTCTTTGTTGTATATGtctaaaagagagaaagagagagggtgGGAGGGAGGGAGAACAGCTATACCTTTCTACGCCTTGTCTTCACCATAAATTCACGAGCAAGGTGCTGAATTGGTGCAGGTTCAAGTGGTCGTAGAACAATACTCTTGTCAAGAGGGTCCCCAGGAACAATAGCCCAATGATCAAACACCGAGAGGCCAAATGCTTGTCCTTGAGTATGGTATCTCAAGTCTGTCTCAAAACCAAATGATTCGATGACAGGTAAATATGCCTGAAAATCCAATTGTGGAAAAGTTAGGAACAAAGTAAAAGTTCAAGGATATATATGTCTTCTTATGTAAACTAACAATACACCAAACAAATCAAcagtcccaaaatttttcaatcaGTCATAAACGTGTTGCCTAGATGATTTTATGTAGAAAAAGTTTAGTCACCGAACCTTAACAATATAAGCAGGGGTCCCTGGTTGGGGAACATCAGCTGTTACATGTCCACGCCTGCGAGATAAGACCGTATAGATTGCAGAGACACAATCGATTGGGGTTTGTATCTGAAACAACAGCATCACAAATTTAATTGTGGCTTAAAGTTCATGCCTTGAGATAAGTCATAGCTCAAAAAATAGTTGTTTCTCAGTATCTCCATCATAATACAACCTCATGAAAGAAAAGCAGTTACTCAATCATAGACATTTAATATAAGGAGAAAATTTTGCACATGTTTTAGTTTAGTATCGTCGACATTAGAATTGTATGATtagataattaaatttatcatatcccaatagtttaagcttttgggagaatcggtaatttaacatggtattagagcaggaGGTCTTGAGTTCAATCCCTATCTCCgtcactctacctcccatttaaaatcaCACATGTTGGGCCTCACCTATTAAAAGGTAGTTTGAGGCTTTGAGTTCAAACATGAGGGATAGTGTTAGAATtgtgtggttaaatgattaaatttaccatatcttAATAGTTAAAACTTTTGGgagaatcggtaatttaacagttgataaatttcattaacattATTCCCACACTCATCACATCAACCTCCAATTTTTGCTCTTTAGTTGCATAGAAAGATACAGCCAATTGGATATCCTCCTTAAAAATGCAATCTCATCTAGATGTGGTAGAAGTAGCAAGAATTTACCTCCACATAATACATTGGTTCCATAAGCCTTGGAGTTGCCATAAGGAAAGCTGAATAGGCCACCCGCCGAGCTGTGGGAATGATTTGACCAGATCCCCGATGCAGTGGCTCAGGTGCAATCCTTGCATCAACTATTTTGAACTTGACATTCCTGATGGGTTCATCGCAGAGGGGTCCTTCTCGAGCACCCCATTGAAATCTGTccaaaatacataaaatgatTAATGCTGAGGTAAAAGTTAGACCATGAACAAAAGAGAAGACATCATTAAGTTTACCCCTGAACAATGGAATCCTTGACAGCATTCAGCAAGTTCTTGTCAACTTCACCCGAGAGTGTGTCATCTAGTAGGATGTTAGGCCCCTGCATGTATGGCATTTTGTCAAACAATAGCATAGAAATCTCAAGTATTGCATAAAACACATCTTGAAtatctcataaaaataattataaatttcaaaaaaaaattgcgaaCATTGCTGGGTCTAAGATATAAAAAAGAGCATCAAAATAGCATCCAAGACTAAtaagaaagcaataaaatttcttatacTTTCTTCTCTAATTCATAAAGAGCAGGCAAATGCACAcattctctctcacacacacacaacacctGCTTATCAGGCCCAAATGCCCATATGGACCGTGATGCAAGCACATCCCATCCATAACTCTTCTCAAAGAATTCACCAATTGTCTTCCGATTCCAATCAATGCTTACAGCACCATTCTCAATGTCCTCTGCAAGTCCTCTCTCCAAAGGCTCTGCGATCTAGAAAATGAGAAGAGGTATAAGTGATCATATTGAACAGAATCACATATGATTGTCCATGACACCAAATTCAACTGAAATGGATCTCCTACCAtggttattttgttctttttgtttggtgTTTCAGCAAAACATTTCATTGATGAAGATTCCACTACAGTTTCACAGAATGAAACGACAGGATCTGCTACCTAGATTTCAAGGTTAAGCACAAGAAGAAAAGGAATCAGCACAAAGTACACTCCTCAAAACATCAGAACAGAAGAATTGATGTTATAGAAGTTAAGAAagaaacatgaaaaaataactaCCTTGACTTCTACTTCAGAATAGAGCTCCCTAAGGTCCTTCATGATTGAATCCAAGTACAGCTCTCCTGTACCTAAAATAGTGTGTTCACCAGACTCCTCAACTTTGGTAATGGCTAGAGGATAGCTCTTGCTGATCTTCCTAAGACCCTCCACCATTTTAGGCAACTCACTTGGATTCAAAGGCTCAGTAGCTGTTTTCACCACTGGAAGAGTGTTGAACTGGAGAGGCCGGAATATGTAGACATCCTCATAACGTGCAACATCCTCATCACAAAGCGTTGCAGTTTTCATTATGGAAGCATCCACACCTTCAATGAGAACCCAAGAACCAGCAGGAGCCTCAGCTATGGGTGTCCTATCTCGAGCTTGATAAACCCATAATTTTGTTACTTCTTTTACTGTCATGTCCTCCTCGTCATCTGGGGAATATCCCTCTCCTAATACTCGTACTGTCTGCCCTGTCCTTATCCTGCCACTATAAACCCTACCAAAAGCATCAAAGACACTACAGTCTGACTTGGGATACAGCTTGGTCACATTGACCATTAAGGGGCCTTCAGGATCGCAATTCTTCATGGCCTTGTAGATCATAGAGTCTTTTGGTCCAGTATATATATGATCAACCTTCCTTGTTGCAGAAGCTTTGGGGGAAGGTATATGCTGAACTAGCATATCAGTGAAGCCTGAGGCATTACCAAAAACTGAGCTACAAGCCAGTCTCAGTAAAGGCCTAACATTCAATTTATAAGCCGCATTGGGAAGAGTCACACCAAGTTCGACAAGAGTAGCTTCCACACTCTTTTTATGTTCACCAATCACTTGGCtatatattttgtaaagggGTTCAAGCACAAATTGGACAAATGATCTTTCCCCACCACCAGCAGGAGGTTTCTTCCTAAAAGCCCTGGCATCCGGATGATAATACATATCTCCCCAAAGCCGAGACGCAAACTTATCAGCATCAAATGGGATCCCATGGAGTTTGACATATAGTTTAGCAAATGATTGCAAAGTGAAGGACCATCCTGCTGTACCACTTGCAAAACAAACATTTCCAGCAGCTGGATCTATAACTGGGACATTCCCAGCATTAGAAGCGGCAGCAGCTATGTTGGTATTAATGACTTCCAGAGTATGCCTTAGCTTATGGTAAGCATCCTTTGGGGGCAGCTTAAGTTCTGTTATCAGCCTGTCAACCTAGAACAAATTTTTTGATATAATAACTCAAAGGAGTAATGGAAGTTCACTGCTCAATTATAAAATGACTAATACACAACAGAAAGGCACTCAAAGAGAGAGGGAGCGAGAGAGCTACCTTATTGATTACAACTACAATAGGTAGGCGATCTTGGATTGCATGGCGTATAGCCCTCTCTGTATTTACCTGTATATCACATAATATTATTAAGATCAATATCAAACAGTCGCATCATTTTCACACATGTTATACTACTGATGAGATAGTAATTAAGAGTGGCTATCATTTTAACAAATCAATCCTGAAGGCAACTGATATAAATGGATCAAAAGATGATTGAGCTAAACATGGCACATCAGTTTGTCCCTCCAACGAACTGCAGTGTACAAAACTAACTTTCCTAACCTCCTGTCTAGGCAGATGCCCTTGAAGGTAACCTACCATCTAAGGTTTCAAAATTCATGCTACTTATCTTCAGTCTTTCATGGATGTCAAGCTCAAGCAGAGTCttagaattttgttttagagccaaaaaaaactcataaattaaTCCACAAAGGTACAGGCTATACCAAAGCCTAAAATagttagaagaaaaaaattaaaaattatggacCTTtcagataaaagaagaaattactTACCATTACTCCTTCAGCAGCATCCACAATCAATACAGCACCATCGGCAAGTCTGAGAGCAGCAGTCATTTCATCAGAGAAATTAACATGCCCAGGGGTGTCCATGATGTTACAGAGGTATGATTTTGAATTGCTATCTTCAAGAACAAGAGACATTGGAATTGCCTTAATTGATATCCTTCTCTCTTGTTCATCAATCCTTGTATCCGTGTACCTCAAATGCTTCTCACTATTTGCATCAAATGTGGACATATGGTGGGTTTGCTCAATCAACATATCCATGAAGACAGTTTTCCCATGTTGAAGGTGCCCAACAAGGGCAACATTTCGAACCAGAGTGGGATTCGACATAAGACCAACAAGGAATGGGGTTGGGACATACATTGAAGAATCCTTCACCCCAACCTCAAACTTGATATTCCTAACAGGTTTGACTATCGGTTGCTCTAATGGTTGCTCATCTTCATCCATCACCAATGTTTCAACATCTTCACCATAAACCTCTTCGGCAGTTGGGTAGTACTTTTTGTCCTCAGCAAGGACAATCTGGTTATCCATATCAACTTCATTGGAGGCCGTTATCCACCCATTTGAAGCAGCAGCTGCATCCTCACCATCTGATGCCTCCTCTTCAGTAGGCCTGTCTGTAAGATCTTCGTCTTCATCCTCTCTGTCACTCTCTCTGTCAGACTCAATTTCAGGTCCAATATAGTTCCCGAACTCATCATATAAACTATCATCcatgttttccctttttttttttttccaaatctgCCATATAGCATAAGCAATTAGAGCTCCTTTCAAACAACAAAGTTCAGCATAGTGAAATTCAATTCTCACTGAGCTTCTAGTAGCTCAACTTGACTGAAACACAAAGTGGGTTTTTTTATCTGCAAAATCTGGCTCCTGTacatttatttgttttcattttaacatACAAAATCTTGGATCAGGAAATAAACAGGTCACCTATTTAAGTAAATGGTTAATGGGTACCCAACCCAATCCATTTATTCTAGGTGAGACCTGAACCATCCATTTACCCCATTacccacataaatatacatatatgtaaaggGCTAAGTATTGAAATGGCAACTCGAGGGCCTTGACCCATAAACTACAATTCATTTTGACCACTTCAGTTTCTACTTGTGACGCTGTTCTAAGATAAGTCTAAGCGTGAGACCAACATTGAAATTGAGTTATGAGGCTGGGAGGGAATCTGAATAGgcttttgcttaaaaaataaaccaCCTCCCATATAACATTCTGAGACCATAATTCCATGTCCTGGCAAAATAGATTCAGGTTGCAGCCATATCAAGTTGCTTTTACTTCAGGACCATAACCATGTATCCAAACATCATGGAATAGTGAAGTGAAATTATTTTCACTTTGAATAAAATCAGAAGTCTCAAAAAGAAGGTTCTACTCATTCCTAATTAGGACTAATATGAATTCTGTTTATGGGCCTTAAAAGGGTGTAgcgaaaattgaaaattagaaacaagTGGCCAAACCAAATCCATAAAGCAAAAAAGCCATTTAGGAACCAAGAATTATTTCAGATTAAAACAAAATCTGACTAATCAATATTTTGCAGAAGAAAATAAAGTCATTAGTCACAAATGAGCCTTCTTTGTTTTCCTGTTGGAAGTCCATAGTGCATACAGATAAACAACCAGCAGTTGATACAAGAAAGTGATTTAAACACGACAAAAAGCACCCATTTTCCCACAATGATTCAAAGTTCCTATTAAAAGCTTTCAATATTAGATACAAATCAAAGCAAGCCCAAACAAAAACCATTCcaaaaattatagtataattACATAATTTACTCAGTGAAATATAATCAAACAGCTTATGGGCATAATAGAAAAAGCCAAAACTAAGAACTTACGAGCTAAGAAGTAGGAAACGGCGAAGATACACTGAGCCCACCAAAACCGTTGGAAGTTGAACCTATCTCCGAATCAGTTATGCAAAGACGAACTTCCCAAATTGAAGAACAAAACTTTGTGGCAAATTGTGCAATCCCACATATGAAAGGGAAGAAACTGGAAgacaatttttcaaaatctgtTCGCTCTGTCGGCtagaagaaagagagggaaaatgAACCAGAAGAGTGTAGGGGTTTTAGAGTTTTAGAacgggaaaaaaagaaaaaagcccgATGGTTAGCCCATTTTAATACCCAGTTCTAATAgtacccttttcttttcttcttcttttctttttttttttttctacaaaatctTTGTTACTGGTATAGTCTTAGTTTTCAACCCATAATAAGAAGATAACATGAGCCTCTATTTTGTGCAAGTGATTATATACAATCATATTAAGTGAGTAATGTATATCATGTTGAACTTGAGCTTTTAGTATCTTGGATGAGCTCGAGTTTGATTGTAGGTTTGACTCGAGCTTGAGccgagtttgaaaatttatttttattgttgagtCAAGCTTAGTCATTTACTACTTAGCTTAGCTTGGCTTGATTATAGACCTATTTATGAATTAAGCTGGTGCCACAACTCGTCCATGTGGCAAATTGTAATTGGTGGAAGGTGATGGTGGATCCATGTAGGGACATccctccaccaaccacaacttgccacatggACGAGTTATGGCACAAGTTGTGGCACTAGCATTGCTCcctatttatatttgtttgtgaCTAGTGGATGATTACATTACCAATATTATCACTGATATCATGTCACGTTATTTTGACACTTTACAATTTATTGACAAGGTAATAAAAGTTTTAGGATAATAATACGGTTTCTCTAATGGTCTATGGGAAATTCCCCTTAATCTATGAGGAGCATAAGGACGACAAAGATGTTAATAGggtttcttgttcttcttcaccaataatttttactctctttatttatttatttatttatttttgtaaatatggAATTTTAGAATTATAGGattaataagtttttatttgtttttttgattgTATGTGTGGAACTTCTAATTCTTTTATTTACAAGAAATTTCATGTAGTAGTATTTTATTGAAGGGTATAAAACATGATGTGTTGcaccaaaattttattgaatttaatatgttataaaataaatataaggaGGGCTAAAAATTAAGAAGTACACAAGGGAACGAGTCCAAAGTCGGGGGCCATGGCCATGGCCTCCTaaatcattctttttcttgtaATCCACTAAGGCCACGTTTGGTTTTGCAATAAATACAGGGGAAAATGAATTCTtgtaaggaaaatgaaatttggGTGTTTGGTTCTGCAATGAAAAATAGTCTGGAAAACGATTTtcggtgtttggtaacattttgaaaatgctattttcctacaaatgcTTCGCATTTTCTCAGCCATTTTCTTAGCTTCCAAACAAATGTTAtaacagaaaatttcaaaatatacacttaacccaaccaaaaatcaaaataaaatcatttattcacaatatatacataatatacttagtgagaggaggaagaaagagtgagagatagATCAGAAAAGAGAGACATTGGTATCAACGGAGGACGGCGGCACCTAAAtcgggaaagagagagatcggtACCAACAGAGGGCGGCGGCAGCTAGATCGGGTGGGTGTGGATCGAGCAAGGTGGGTGTGGGTTTCCCGAAATGGGGATTGGGTTATGTGGGTA is a genomic window of Quercus lobata isolate SW786 chromosome 2, ValleyOak3.0 Primary Assembly, whole genome shotgun sequence containing:
- the LOC115977163 gene encoding putative glycerol-3-phosphate transporter 5, which gives rise to MQPKTQSLAPALTLFPNLKPPHKTLLFHQILVLTITFFAYASFHASRKPPSIVKSVLGPTLETNNSTSIDTGWAPFDGPQGTHRLGEVDLAFLSSYSIGMYFAGHLGDRMDLRLFLVFGMMGSGVFTMVFGFGYWLDLHLLGFFVGVQIVCGLFQSIGWPCVVAIVGNWFGKSKRGLIMGVWNSHTSVGNIIGSVVASGVLEFGWGWSFLVPGLLLIVVGILVFMFLVVSPEDLGLECPGMEVEMNVEVNGDSERVVSEEAGLLGNESLDTLSSAIGFLEAWRLPGVAPFAFCLFFSKLVAYTFLYWLPFYIRHTAVAGVYLSHKSAGILSTIFDIGGVFGGILAGYISDLIDARAVTSISFLLLSIPALVFYRVYGGLSMFANIGLMFLSGLLVNGPYSLITTAVAADLGTQSFVRGNSRALATVTAIIDGTGSVGAALGPLLAGYISSRGWNGVFFMLILAIFFAILFLIRVARTEIKGKLNEGKWFWNSISSH
- the LOC115977162 gene encoding 110 kDa U5 small nuclear ribonucleoprotein component CLO is translated as MDDSLYDEFGNYIGPEIESDRESDREDEDEDLTDRPTEEEASDGEDAAAASNGWITASNEVDMDNQIVLAEDKKYYPTAEEVYGEDVETLVMDEDEQPLEQPIVKPVRNIKFEVGVKDSSMYVPTPFLVGLMSNPTLVRNVALVGHLQHGKTVFMDMLIEQTHHMSTFDANSEKHLRYTDTRIDEQERRISIKAIPMSLVLEDSNSKSYLCNIMDTPGHVNFSDEMTAALRLADGAVLIVDAAEGVMVNTERAIRHAIQDRLPIVVVINKVDRLITELKLPPKDAYHKLRHTLEVINTNIAAAASNAGNVPVIDPAAGNVCFASGTAGWSFTLQSFAKLYVKLHGIPFDADKFASRLWGDMYYHPDARAFRKKPPAGGGERSFVQFVLEPLYKIYSQVIGEHKKSVEATLVELGVTLPNAAYKLNVRPLLRLACSSVFGNASGFTDMLVQHIPSPKASATRKVDHIYTGPKDSMIYKAMKNCDPEGPLMVNVTKLYPKSDCSVFDAFGRVYSGRIRTGQTVRVLGEGYSPDDEEDMTVKEVTKLWVYQARDRTPIAEAPAGSWVLIEGVDASIMKTATLCDEDVARYEDVYIFRPLQFNTLPVVKTATEPLNPSELPKMVEGLRKISKSYPLAITKVEESGEHTILGTGELYLDSIMKDLRELYSEVEVKVADPVVSFCETVVESSSMKCFAETPNKKNKITMIAEPLERGLAEDIENGAVSIDWNRKTIGEFFEKSYGWDVLASRSIWAFGPDKQGPNILLDDTLSGEVDKNLLNAVKDSIVQGFQWGAREGPLCDEPIRNVKFKIVDARIAPEPLHRGSGQIIPTARRVAYSAFLMATPRLMEPMYYVEIQTPIDCVSAIYTVLSRRRGHVTADVPQPGTPAYIVKAYLPVIESFGFETDLRYHTQGQAFGLSVFDHWAIVPGDPLDKSIVLRPLEPAPIQHLAREFMVKTRRRKGMSEDVSINKFFDEAMMVELAQQAADLHQQMI